One Sanguibacter sp. HDW7 DNA window includes the following coding sequences:
- a CDS encoding ABC transporter — protein sequence MDDDARGSAGPRPDRVALTVALEAARDAVGALALPLATPGRETSEALRRATLARLDDHLLPRSRAEGAPVLVVVGGSTGAGKSTLVSSVVGAPVSAAGVLRPTTLAPVLVHHPDDAAWFGADRVLPHLVRARADEPVPAEAVHRTLRLVPTEAVGPGIALLDAPDVDSVVAANRDLAAQLLGAADLWLFVTTAARYADAVPWALLDSAARRRTRLALVLDRVEGAGAGAVAEHLRSMLAEHGLAGTPVIEVPESPLVEGLLGEGALVDLRGWFADVGTAAARERVVRETFDGAVDDVVHVLDELAAAAAEQADAAARLEEAVAHAYGRALDDVAAVTADGTMLRGEVLARWQDLVGTGDLVRRIEQGVGRVRDRLGAFVRGRRADAPAAVRAVGHDLEAVIVDAVHAAAERASDAWRADPAGRALTDGLVRGGPALREDAAAAVRGWQDDVLELVRTTGSSKRGTARALSFGVNGLGLALMVVVFASTGGLTGAEVGIAGGTALVAQRLLEAVFGDDAVRRLAVTARTRLVERVTAVADADAARFRARLHEALGTRGRDAVGEPLHDGAGVPQHDAAGLPQHDASAGRPAGTPPTTPGAGRLDAAAHRVREAAAVERSTRPLPPVPEPPTMPEASPDAVEDEPLKRPWWRRGRA from the coding sequence ATGGACGACGACGCTCGAGGCAGCGCAGGCCCGCGGCCCGATCGGGTCGCGCTCACGGTCGCGCTCGAGGCCGCCCGCGACGCGGTCGGGGCGCTCGCACTGCCGCTCGCGACCCCGGGCCGCGAGACGTCCGAAGCGCTGCGCCGCGCGACGCTCGCGCGGCTCGACGACCACCTGCTGCCGCGTTCGCGCGCCGAGGGCGCCCCCGTGCTCGTCGTCGTCGGCGGTTCGACGGGGGCGGGCAAGTCGACGCTCGTCAGCTCGGTCGTCGGCGCGCCCGTGAGCGCGGCCGGGGTGCTGCGCCCGACGACGCTCGCGCCGGTCCTCGTCCATCACCCCGACGACGCCGCGTGGTTCGGCGCGGACCGCGTGCTGCCGCACCTCGTGCGGGCGCGCGCCGACGAGCCGGTGCCGGCGGAGGCTGTGCACCGGACGCTGCGCCTCGTCCCGACGGAGGCCGTCGGGCCAGGGATCGCGCTTCTCGACGCGCCGGACGTCGACTCGGTCGTCGCCGCGAACCGCGACCTCGCGGCCCAGCTGCTCGGCGCCGCAGACCTGTGGCTCTTCGTGACGACCGCGGCGCGGTACGCGGACGCGGTGCCGTGGGCGCTGCTCGACTCCGCCGCGCGCAGGAGGACTCGCCTCGCGCTCGTCCTCGACCGCGTCGAGGGTGCGGGAGCCGGCGCGGTCGCGGAGCACCTGAGGTCGATGCTCGCCGAGCACGGGCTCGCGGGCACGCCCGTCATCGAGGTGCCGGAGTCGCCGCTCGTCGAGGGCCTCCTCGGCGAGGGCGCCCTCGTCGACCTGCGCGGGTGGTTCGCGGACGTCGGCACCGCGGCCGCCCGGGAGCGCGTCGTGCGGGAGACCTTCGACGGGGCTGTCGACGACGTCGTCCACGTGCTCGACGAGCTCGCCGCGGCTGCTGCGGAGCAGGCGGACGCCGCAGCACGCCTCGAAGAGGCCGTCGCGCACGCGTACGGCCGGGCCCTCGACGACGTCGCGGCGGTGACCGCGGACGGCACGATGCTGCGCGGCGAGGTCCTCGCGCGCTGGCAGGACCTCGTCGGCACGGGCGACCTCGTGCGTCGCATCGAGCAGGGCGTCGGGCGGGTGCGGGACCGGCTGGGCGCGTTCGTCCGAGGACGCCGGGCCGACGCCCCCGCGGCGGTGCGGGCCGTCGGGCACGACCTCGAGGCCGTCATCGTCGACGCCGTGCACGCCGCGGCCGAGCGAGCCTCGGACGCGTGGCGCGCCGACCCGGCCGGTCGCGCGCTCACGGACGGCCTCGTCCGCGGCGGTCCCGCGCTGCGCGAGGACGCCGCCGCGGCGGTCCGCGGCTGGCAGGACGACGTGCTCGAGCTCGTCCGCACGACCGGCTCGTCGAAGCGAGGGACGGCGCGGGCGCTGTCGTTCGGCGTCAATGGGCTCGGGCTCGCGCTCATGGTCGTCGTCTTCGCGTCGACCGGTGGCCTCACCGGCGCGGAGGTCGGCATCGCGGGCGGCACCGCGCTCGTCGCGCAGCGGCTCCTCGAGGCCGTGTTCGGCGACGACGCCGTCCGCAGGCTCGCCGTGACGGCGCGGACGCGGCTCGTCGAGCGCGTCACCGCGGTCGCCGACGCCGACGCGGCGCGGTTCCGTGCGCGGCTGCACGAGGCCCTCGGAACCCGGGGGCGCGACGCTGTCGGCGAGCCCCTGCACGATGGCGCGGGCGTGCCGCAGCACGACGCCGCGGGCCTGCCGCAGCACGACGCATCCGCCGGGCGCCCGGCCGGTACGCCTCCCACTACGCCGGGCGCCGGGCGGCTCGACGCCGCAGCGCACCGAGTCCGCGAGGCTGCTGCGGTCGAGCGGAGCACCCGCCCGCTCCCGCCCGTCCCCGAGCCCCCGACGATGCCCGAGGCGTCGCCGGACGCCGTCGAGGACGAGCCGCTCAAGCGCCCGTGGTGGCGCCGAGGTCGCGCATGA
- a CDS encoding GTPase, whose protein sequence is MTLAGRLDALEDAWTTAEPWLDGGDGTTRPTTRPTPITSTSTTPSTPTGTTPSASPAGTRAGLTEVPVVVARVRERLGLGADRTVVALAGSTGSGKSSLLNALAGAEVARPGLLRPTTSQPVAASADGSDPTTLLDWLDVRERTHLPESSPLPAGIVLLDLPDHDSVEVAHRVRADRLLERADVMVWVTDPQKYADAALHDDYLRPLAAYGGVAVVVLNHADRLAAADVARVLADLRRRVDDDGLAGAHVLATSATTGAGLPELRTVLAEAARRRERDAARLVVDVRRAATLLLEASGGTDRAARAAAPSEDALVAALAGAAGAGTVVDAVGASTRRQIHLTAGWPVTRWLAGFRADPLGRLGLGAGRTLERASGPGAERRPDARGRRARSEVADPTVETVRSSLPRPSDAVRARAALAVREHVAGALDALPDAWRPAASDRVDGARLADALDTAVVGARLGVDRAPRWARALGVVQMLLLGVVVVGLAWVLGVRGLAYLGVTLPLPELVLDGPSGQVRFAWPAVLVVGGVVLGLLLALVASLCGRATAARRARRARRRLDEAVATVARSTVLAPLGARLDALSRTRDLATTAATP, encoded by the coding sequence GTGACCCTCGCCGGGCGGCTCGACGCGCTCGAGGACGCGTGGACGACGGCCGAGCCCTGGCTCGACGGAGGCGACGGGACGACGCGCCCGACGACGCGTCCAACCCCGATCACGTCGACGAGCACGACCCCGAGCACGCCGACGGGCACGACGCCGAGCGCGTCGCCTGCAGGCACGCGGGCCGGCCTCACCGAGGTCCCCGTCGTCGTCGCTCGTGTCCGCGAACGCCTCGGCCTCGGCGCGGACCGCACGGTGGTCGCGCTCGCCGGGTCGACGGGCTCGGGCAAGTCGAGCCTCCTCAACGCCCTCGCGGGTGCGGAGGTCGCGCGGCCCGGTCTGCTGCGTCCGACCACGTCGCAGCCCGTCGCGGCGAGCGCTGACGGCTCCGACCCGACGACGCTGCTTGACTGGCTCGACGTGCGCGAGCGCACCCACCTGCCTGAGAGCTCGCCGTTGCCGGCGGGCATCGTGCTGCTCGACCTGCCGGACCACGACTCGGTCGAGGTCGCGCACCGCGTGCGCGCCGACCGCCTGCTCGAGCGTGCGGACGTCATGGTGTGGGTGACGGACCCGCAGAAGTACGCGGACGCGGCCCTGCACGACGACTACCTGCGGCCGCTCGCGGCGTACGGGGGAGTGGCGGTCGTCGTCCTCAACCACGCCGACCGGCTCGCAGCCGCAGACGTCGCCCGCGTGCTCGCCGACCTGCGACGACGTGTCGACGACGACGGGCTCGCGGGCGCGCACGTCCTTGCGACGTCGGCGACGACGGGTGCCGGGCTTCCCGAGCTGCGCACCGTGCTCGCCGAGGCCGCGCGGCGCAGGGAGCGCGACGCGGCGCGGCTCGTCGTCGACGTACGGCGCGCGGCGACGCTGCTGCTCGAGGCGTCGGGCGGGACCGACCGTGCGGCGAGGGCAGCGGCGCCGTCGGAGGACGCGCTCGTCGCCGCGCTCGCCGGGGCCGCGGGCGCGGGCACGGTCGTCGACGCGGTGGGCGCGTCGACGCGCCGTCAGATCCACCTCACGGCCGGCTGGCCCGTGACGCGTTGGCTCGCAGGCTTCCGCGCGGACCCGCTCGGTCGGCTCGGCCTCGGTGCGGGCCGCACGCTCGAGCGTGCGTCGGGACCCGGCGCGGAACGTCGGCCGGACGCGCGGGGCCGCCGCGCGCGGAGCGAGGTCGCGGACCCGACCGTCGAGACCGTGCGGTCCTCGCTCCCGCGTCCGAGCGACGCGGTGCGGGCGCGTGCCGCGCTCGCCGTGCGAGAGCACGTCGCGGGAGCGCTCGACGCCCTGCCTGACGCGTGGCGCCCGGCCGCATCCGACCGTGTCGACGGGGCACGGCTCGCCGACGCGCTCGACACCGCGGTCGTCGGCGCGCGCCTCGGCGTCGATCGGGCGCCGCGGTGGGCGCGGGCTCTCGGCGTCGTCCAGATGCTTCTGCTCGGGGTCGTCGTCGTCGGGCTGGCATGGGTCCTTGGTGTGCGCGGCCTCGCGTACCTCGGGGTGACGCTCCCGCTGCCCGAACTCGTGCTCGACGGGCCGTCGGGGCAGGTGCGGTTCGCATGGCCGGCGGTGCTCGTCGTCGGTGGCGTCGTGCTGGGGCTGCTGCTCGCGCTCGTCGCGAGCCTCTGCGGTCGCGCGACGGCTGCGCGCAGGGCGCGCCGGGCGCGCAGGCGCCTCGACGAGGCGGTCGCGACGGTCGCGCGCTCGACGGTCCTCGCGCCGCTCGGGGCACGCCTGGACGCGCTGTCGCGCACCCGCGACCTGGCGACGACGGCGGCAACCCCGTAA
- a CDS encoding thioesterase family protein, producing the protein MTTIEIPVQLRWSDMDAYAHVNNVEMLRLLEEARIEAFWRHPETDGVVSRPTAILDASPGASTATLVAHQEIEYLAPLTYQRQPVTVRLWLGRLGGASLEIHYEVTDASSTVYARAITTMVLVDAASGSPRRIDADERAAWEPFLDEPVAMRRRAR; encoded by the coding sequence GTGACGACGATCGAGATCCCGGTCCAGCTTCGCTGGTCCGACATGGACGCCTACGCCCACGTCAACAACGTCGAGATGCTGCGGCTCCTCGAGGAGGCCCGCATCGAGGCGTTCTGGCGCCACCCCGAGACCGACGGTGTCGTGAGCCGCCCGACCGCGATCCTCGATGCGAGCCCCGGAGCGAGCACGGCGACGCTCGTCGCGCACCAGGAGATCGAGTACCTCGCGCCGCTCACGTACCAGCGGCAGCCGGTGACGGTGCGGCTGTGGCTCGGGCGCCTCGGTGGCGCGAGCCTCGAGATCCACTACGAGGTGACCGACGCGAGCAGCACTGTCTACGCGCGCGCGATCACGACGATGGTGCTCGTCGACGCCGCGTCGGGCAGCCCGCGCCGCATCGACGCCGACGAGCGTGCCGCGTGGGAGCCGTTCCTCGACGAGCCCGTCGCGATGCGTCGCCGGGCGCGCTGA
- a CDS encoding DUF4031 domain-containing protein → MAVLVDAPSWAAHGTTWAHLVSDASLDELHAFAERAGVPRRAFDLDHYDVPAERHAELVALGAEPVSAREMVVRLAASGLRVTGRDRARARRADLAERWATLLPGADAVGEELLRRWSEPHRTYHGTAHLADCLRSVQVAAEGQGPVPQTVLLALWFHDAVHDGEAVRDEERSAALARDLLAPYVGTPGRVPDGSVVTRRDDDATALPVGDPSRVPAVLTRDDVDEVARLVLLTTHHDPAPDDLAGALVSDADLAVLAGAPAEYEKYVRQVRAEYAHVDDAAWRVGRGEVLRGLLAAPRLFATPFGRDRWEARARANLAAELAVLEAPGGAA, encoded by the coding sequence ATGGCCGTCCTTGTCGATGCTCCCAGCTGGGCCGCGCACGGCACGACGTGGGCGCACCTCGTCTCGGACGCCTCGCTCGACGAGCTGCACGCGTTCGCGGAGCGCGCGGGCGTGCCGCGGCGGGCGTTCGACCTCGACCACTACGACGTCCCGGCCGAGCGTCACGCGGAGCTCGTTGCGCTCGGCGCCGAGCCGGTGTCGGCGCGGGAGATGGTCGTGCGCCTCGCGGCGTCGGGACTGCGGGTCACGGGCCGTGACCGTGCTCGCGCGCGCCGCGCAGATCTCGCGGAGCGCTGGGCGACGCTGCTGCCGGGCGCTGACGCCGTCGGCGAGGAGCTGCTGCGCCGCTGGTCGGAGCCTCACCGGACGTATCACGGCACGGCGCACCTCGCGGACTGCCTGCGGTCGGTGCAGGTCGCGGCGGAGGGTCAGGGCCCGGTGCCGCAGACGGTCCTGCTCGCGCTGTGGTTCCACGACGCCGTCCACGACGGCGAGGCGGTGCGCGACGAGGAGCGTTCGGCCGCGCTCGCGCGCGACCTGCTCGCGCCGTACGTCGGCACGCCGGGGCGCGTGCCCGACGGTTCCGTGGTGACCCGTCGCGACGACGACGCGACGGCGCTGCCCGTCGGCGACCCGTCCCGCGTGCCCGCCGTGCTCACCCGGGACGACGTCGACGAGGTCGCCCGCCTCGTCCTCCTCACGACCCATCACGACCCCGCGCCGGACGACCTGGCCGGCGCCCTCGTGAGCGACGCAGACCTAGCCGTCCTCGCCGGGGCGCCTGCCGAGTACGAGAAGTACGTACGGCAGGTCCGCGCTGAGTACGCCCATGTCGACGACGCCGCGTGGCGCGTCGGGCGCGGGGAGGTGCTGCGCGGCCTGCTGGCCGCGCCGCGTCTCTTCGCGACGCCGTTCGGCCGCGACCGGTGGGAGGCGCGCGCCCGCGCGAACCTCGCGGCGGAGCTCGCCGTGCTCGAGGCGCCCGGAGGCGCCGCCTAG
- a CDS encoding dihydrofolate reductase family protein produces the protein MRTLRYSINVTLDGCVHHEAGVAPDAELMQFWTADTERADVLLFGRVTYQMMEEAWRRPTDGVWPDWMSAWEVPFAESIDAKPKLVVSSTLGSVDWNAELLRGDLIESVRRLKEGPGGDLSVGGVRLPLALANAGLIDEYVFVLHPVVAGHGPTLLAGLDELVRLEQVDRQPFASGAVAHTFRPA, from the coding sequence GTGCGAACCCTGCGCTACTCGATCAACGTCACGCTCGACGGCTGCGTCCACCACGAGGCGGGCGTCGCGCCGGACGCCGAGCTCATGCAGTTCTGGACCGCGGACACCGAGCGGGCCGACGTGCTGCTCTTCGGCCGCGTCACCTACCAGATGATGGAGGAGGCGTGGCGTCGTCCGACCGACGGGGTGTGGCCGGACTGGATGAGCGCGTGGGAGGTCCCGTTCGCGGAGTCGATCGACGCGAAGCCCAAGCTTGTCGTGTCGAGCACGCTGGGGTCGGTCGACTGGAACGCAGAGCTGCTGCGGGGCGATCTGATCGAGTCGGTGCGACGGCTCAAGGAGGGGCCGGGCGGCGACCTGTCCGTCGGAGGTGTGAGACTTCCGCTCGCGCTCGCGAACGCGGGGCTCATCGACGAGTACGTGTTCGTCCTGCACCCCGTCGTCGCAGGTCACGGCCCGACGCTGCTCGCGGGGCTGGACGAGCTCGTCCGCCTCGAGCAGGTCGACCGGCAGCCGTTCGCGTCGGGCGCCGTGGCCCACACGTTCCGGCCGGCCTGA
- a CDS encoding acyl-CoA thioesterase II — translation MTDAAPFTALRDVLALEQIDENTFAGQSLPQLNGRVYGGQVLAQALLAAGATNPAGRQPHSLHGYFLRPGALDVPIRFEVERLRDGRSFSARRVHAIQGDTAILSMITSAQEDQPGIDQQQPMPAAPDPETLESAVAKLSTIEHPVARFWTSTAAFDVRHVGTSLYLGPDRDGDDRQMVWLRARGTLGDDQLMHRAMMIYACDQLMLEPVMRRADLDWGTRGLSIASLDHAMWWHRDARADEWLLYVQSSPSAQGGRGLGSARVFAQDGTLVASIAQEGMVRVPDAD, via the coding sequence ATGACCGACGCCGCTCCCTTCACCGCGCTGCGCGACGTCCTCGCGCTCGAGCAGATCGACGAGAACACGTTCGCCGGGCAGAGCCTGCCTCAGCTCAACGGGCGCGTCTATGGCGGGCAGGTGCTCGCGCAGGCGCTGCTCGCCGCCGGCGCGACGAACCCCGCAGGCCGCCAGCCCCACTCGCTCCACGGCTACTTCCTGCGTCCCGGGGCGCTCGACGTCCCCATCCGCTTCGAGGTCGAGCGGCTGCGTGACGGCCGCTCCTTCTCCGCCCGACGCGTCCACGCGATCCAGGGCGACACGGCGATCCTCTCGATGATCACCTCCGCGCAGGAGGACCAGCCGGGCATCGACCAGCAGCAGCCCATGCCCGCGGCGCCCGACCCCGAGACGCTCGAGTCGGCCGTCGCGAAGCTCTCGACGATCGAGCACCCCGTGGCGCGCTTCTGGACGAGCACCGCCGCGTTCGACGTCCGCCACGTCGGCACGTCCCTCTACCTCGGCCCCGACCGTGACGGCGACGACCGCCAGATGGTGTGGCTGCGCGCCCGCGGGACGCTCGGCGACGACCAGCTCATGCACCGCGCCATGATGATCTACGCGTGCGACCAGCTCATGCTCGAGCCCGTCATGCGCCGCGCCGACCTCGACTGGGGCACGCGCGGCCTGTCGATCGCGAGCCTCGACCACGCCATGTGGTGGCACCGCGACGCGCGCGCCGACGAGTGGCTGCTCTACGTACAGTCCTCTCCGTCCGCGCAGGGCGGCCGCGGCCTCGGCTCGGCACGCGTCTTCGCGCAGGACGGGACGCTCGTCGCGTCGATCGCGCAGGAGGGCATGGTCCGCGTACCGGACGCGGACTGA
- a CDS encoding globin: MTEQTFYDAVGGHDTFQGIVDRFYAGVVADDVLAPMYPPEDLPGANRRMVTFLEQYWGGPTTYSEERGHPRLRMRHQPFKVNPLARDRWIQHMVAAVKDARLSPLHESQLLDYLERAAHSMLNTFED, encoded by the coding sequence GTGACCGAGCAGACCTTCTACGACGCCGTCGGCGGGCACGACACCTTTCAGGGGATCGTCGACCGCTTCTACGCGGGCGTCGTCGCCGACGACGTCCTCGCCCCCATGTACCCGCCCGAGGACCTCCCCGGCGCGAACCGCCGCATGGTGACGTTCCTCGAGCAGTACTGGGGCGGACCCACGACCTACTCGGAGGAGCGCGGCCACCCGCGCCTGCGCATGCGCCACCAGCCCTTCAAGGTCAACCCGCTCGCACGCGACCGCTGGATCCAGCACATGGTCGCGGCCGTCAAGGACGCCCGGCTCTCCCCCCTGCACGAGTCCCAGCTGCTCGACTACCTCGAGCGTGCCGCCCACTCGATGCTCAACACCTTCGAGGACTGA
- a CDS encoding glucose PTS transporter subunit EIIB gives MSKAEKILTALGGGSNVVDLEPCITRLRVEVTDPSLVDEAKLKETGAFGVVRSGRIIQVIVGPEADDLADELETLR, from the coding sequence ATGAGCAAGGCGGAGAAGATCCTCACTGCGCTCGGCGGCGGGTCGAACGTCGTCGACCTCGAGCCGTGCATCACGCGTCTGCGCGTCGAGGTGACGGACCCGTCGCTCGTCGACGAGGCGAAGCTCAAGGAGACGGGTGCTTTCGGCGTCGTCCGTTCGGGTCGCATCATCCAGGTCATCGTCGGGCCCGAGGCCGACGACCTCGCGGACGAGCTCGAGACGCTGCGCTGA
- a CDS encoding mechanosensitive ion channel family protein, translating to MLDHLPRATTNPTPSPTGTSVGDEIGDALTKAPGERSGWVDWLVGAPLRIVVIIVIGIVLLVVLRRIIASFTERIAREPRTDLGGALLRVTNALEDERRAGRARTLGSVLRSTISIVIGSIVVMMVLNELGVNLAPLLASAGVAGVALGFGAQSLVKDFLSGIFMLAEDQYGVGDTVSFVDVTGTVEEVALRVTKVRDLDGTLWYLRNGEILRTGNLSQGWVRAMADFRVPYDVDTNHVRSLLTQAAEETAADDDISPVLLAPPEVFVVELTDDHLLYRLQARTNLSDRAAVVRALRTRGLEALTSGGIKLVTANRLVVQPPRT from the coding sequence ATGCTCGACCACCTCCCGCGCGCCACCACGAACCCCACCCCCTCACCGACAGGCACCTCCGTCGGCGACGAGATCGGCGACGCGCTCACGAAGGCCCCCGGCGAGCGCTCCGGATGGGTCGACTGGCTCGTCGGCGCGCCGCTGCGCATCGTCGTCATCATCGTCATCGGCATCGTCCTGCTCGTCGTCCTGCGCCGCATCATCGCGTCGTTCACCGAACGCATCGCGCGCGAGCCCCGCACCGACCTCGGCGGCGCGCTCCTGCGCGTCACCAACGCGCTCGAGGACGAACGACGCGCCGGACGCGCCCGCACGCTCGGCTCCGTGCTCCGCTCGACGATCTCGATCGTCATCGGCTCGATCGTCGTCATGATGGTCCTCAACGAGCTCGGCGTGAACCTCGCCCCGCTCCTCGCCTCCGCCGGCGTCGCCGGCGTCGCCCTCGGCTTCGGCGCCCAGAGCCTCGTCAAGGACTTCCTCTCGGGCATCTTCATGCTCGCCGAGGACCAGTACGGCGTCGGCGACACCGTGAGCTTCGTCGACGTCACCGGCACGGTCGAGGAGGTCGCGCTGCGCGTCACGAAGGTTCGCGACCTCGACGGCACGCTCTGGTACCTGCGCAACGGCGAGATCCTGCGCACCGGCAACCTCTCCCAGGGCTGGGTCCGCGCCATGGCCGACTTCCGCGTCCCCTACGACGTCGACACGAACCACGTCCGCTCCCTGCTCACGCAGGCCGCCGAGGAGACCGCGGCCGACGACGACATCAGCCCCGTGCTCCTCGCCCCGCCCGAGGTCTTCGTCGTCGAGCTCACCGACGACCACCTGCTCTACCGCCTCCAGGCACGCACCAACCTGTCCGACCGCGCCGCCGTCGTCCGCGCGCTGCGCACCCGCGGGCTCGAGGCGCTCACGAGCGGCGGCATCAAGCTCGTCACCGCCAACCGGCTCGTCGTCCAGCCTCCGCGCACCTGA